In one window of Candidatus Woesearchaeota archaeon DNA:
- a CDS encoding thioredoxin domain-containing protein — protein sequence MEEKNEKKEHAEHKHTSNEKNHTHTDKAIFWIGGVQILLMVILIFQVNGLPGKMDLGTAAVDDDADAKPTQPTQPTNPTQPTIDMKKLVDDDTVKGDKDSPVTIVEFSEFECPFCGRYYRDTYGQIMDNYVKTGKVKYVFRDFPLSFHQNAQKAAEAAECAGEQDMYWEMHDKLFESGVTGGVDSFKQYAADIGLDTDDFNSCLDSGKMAAETAKDMQDGQAAGIRGTPGFIINGKLLSGAQPYTAFEAAINEALAAAK from the coding sequence ATGGAAGAGAAAAATGAGAAAAAGGAACATGCTGAACACAAGCATACCTCAAATGAAAAAAACCATACACATACAGACAAAGCAATATTCTGGATAGGAGGAGTACAAATCCTCCTGATGGTCATCCTGATATTCCAGGTGAATGGACTGCCCGGAAAGATGGATCTAGGGACTGCAGCTGTGGATGATGATGCAGATGCAAAACCTACACAGCCGACCCAGCCAACAAACCCTACCCAGCCAACAATCGACATGAAGAAACTGGTAGATGATGATACAGTCAAGGGAGACAAGGATTCTCCAGTAACCATTGTGGAATTCTCAGAATTCGAATGCCCTTTCTGCGGGAGGTATTATAGAGACACATATGGCCAGATAATGGACAACTATGTCAAGACAGGCAAAGTCAAATATGTGTTCAGGGATTTCCCGCTCTCGTTCCACCAGAACGCACAGAAGGCAGCAGAGGCTGCAGAGTGCGCAGGAGAACAGGACATGTACTGGGAGATGCATGACAAGCTATTCGAGTCAGGAGTCACTGGCGGCGTGGATTCATTCAAGCAGTATGCAGCAGACATAGGGCTTGACACTGATGATTTCAATTCATGCCTGGACTCTGGCAAGATGGCAGCTGAGACAGCAAAGGACATGCAGGACGGACAGGCAGCAGGAATCAGAGGAACACCAGGATTCATCATCAACGGCAAGCTGCTTTCAGGAGCGCAGCCTTATACTGCATTCGAGGCAGCAATCAACGAGGCTCTGGCAGCTGCGAAGTAG
- a CDS encoding TatD family hydrolase — MMYVDVHCHLDDAKFEGKIESVIERARKAGVKAIINNGTNYASNQETLAICGKYEIVKAALGFYPLECKDMTDAQIDDDIGFIRKQKDRIIAIGEVGLDYHWDTSFVEKQKQLFSRIIELSEKIKKPLIIHTRKAEKDAFEMLQSSRIKKADFHCYGGSLKLAKKIFDAGYHFSIPPSIVRDKHFQDLAKTIPASHLMTETDAPYLGPEKNKLNEPAFAVDGAKKIAELKGSTQEDMMNELFMTYQRFFG, encoded by the coding sequence ATGATGTATGTGGATGTGCATTGCCATCTGGATGATGCAAAATTCGAAGGCAAAATAGAGTCAGTCATAGAGCGGGCCAGGAAAGCAGGAGTAAAGGCCATAATCAATAATGGGACAAACTATGCGAGCAATCAGGAGACACTTGCCATCTGCGGGAAATACGAGATTGTCAAGGCAGCGCTGGGATTCTATCCACTAGAATGCAAGGACATGACAGATGCCCAGATCGATGATGACATCGGATTCATCAGGAAACAGAAAGACAGAATAATCGCAATAGGAGAGGTCGGCCTGGACTATCACTGGGACACAAGTTTTGTGGAGAAGCAGAAGCAGCTGTTCAGCAGGATAATTGAATTGTCTGAAAAGATTAAGAAACCATTGATCATACACACCAGAAAAGCAGAGAAAGATGCATTTGAGATGCTGCAGAGCTCAAGGATCAAGAAAGCAGACTTCCACTGCTATGGCGGAAGCCTGAAGCTGGCAAAGAAAATATTCGATGCAGGATACCATTTCTCGATACCTCCTTCTATTGTGCGTGACAAGCACTTCCAAGACCTGGCAAAGACAATACCTGCAAGCCATCTCATGACAGAGACAGATGCACCTTATCTCGGTCCTGAAAAGAACAAGCTCAATGAACCGGCATTTGCGGTCGATGGAGCAAAGAAGATAGCAGAGCTGAAAGGGTCTACACAAGAAGACATGATGAATGAGCTGTTCATGACATACCAGAGGTTCTTCGGATGA
- a CDS encoding radical SAM protein, whose product MRKITKIKTRKTMKKRKTRKIRKTKYHSRLVGKLPKGCRQCVRGEKLVMFVTGVCPRNCYYCPVSEKKRFKDVTYANEWEAGNEDEKKMINSVIKEAELCNSKGMGMTGGDPLARIDRTARLIRAMKRRFGKEFHVHLYTSPVSVTTERLDKLHKARLDEIRLHLDLYDKVFWNRLDLVNKYDWDTGIEIPVIPGQEEKIIEMVKYIRNKVKFLNLNEFEISEDNIGEFLKRGLLTKNKVSYAVKGSEESAKKVLKYCAENTKLDVHYCTAKLKDKVQMTERIKRRAKNAKRRFDVMLEDGILYRGAFYPGSIKSRFHAIDLPKLRKAMVHIKKRYEIPNGMIELDQKRARILTSPLFIKELGENKEELGKIKKLGLIPALIKEYPTEDAFIVELVKY is encoded by the coding sequence ATGAGAAAAATAACAAAGATAAAAACAAGAAAAACAATGAAAAAAAGAAAGACAAGAAAGATAAGGAAGACAAAATACCATTCCAGACTTGTCGGCAAACTGCCTAAAGGATGCCGGCAATGCGTCCGCGGTGAGAAACTAGTGATGTTTGTCACAGGGGTCTGCCCCCGCAACTGCTATTACTGCCCTGTCTCAGAAAAGAAGAGATTCAAGGATGTGACATATGCAAATGAATGGGAAGCCGGGAATGAAGACGAAAAAAAGATGATAAACAGCGTGATCAAGGAAGCAGAGCTATGCAACTCAAAAGGCATGGGGATGACAGGAGGGGATCCGCTTGCCAGGATCGATCGCACAGCAAGACTCATAAGGGCAATGAAAAGGAGATTCGGCAAGGAGTTCCATGTGCATCTCTATACATCACCAGTGTCTGTGACAACGGAGAGACTGGATAAGCTCCATAAAGCAAGGCTTGATGAGATAAGGCTGCACCTTGACCTATATGATAAGGTATTCTGGAACAGGCTTGACCTAGTGAACAAATATGACTGGGATACCGGGATCGAGATACCTGTGATACCCGGGCAAGAGGAGAAGATCATCGAGATGGTCAAGTACATCAGAAACAAAGTGAAATTCCTCAACCTCAATGAATTCGAGATATCCGAAGACAACATCGGGGAATTCCTCAAAAGAGGGCTCCTGACGAAGAACAAAGTCTCATATGCGGTGAAGGGATCAGAAGAGAGCGCCAAGAAGGTACTGAAATACTGCGCCGAGAACACAAAGCTGGATGTGCATTACTGCACAGCAAAGCTGAAAGACAAGGTGCAGATGACAGAGAGAATAAAAAGAAGAGCAAAGAATGCGAAAAGGAGATTCGATGTGATGCTTGAAGACGGGATACTCTACAGGGGCGCTTTCTATCCCGGCAGCATAAAATCAAGGTTCCACGCGATAGACCTGCCAAAGCTAAGAAAAGCAATGGTGCATATCAAAAAGAGATATGAGATCCCTAACGGGATGATAGAGCTTGACCAAAAGAGGGCAAGGATACTGACAAGCCCTTTATTTATAAAAGAACTAGGGGAAAACAAGGAAGAATTAGGTAAAATTAAAAAACTGGGTCTGATACCAGCACTTATAAAGGAATATCCCACAGAAGATGCTTTTATAGTGGAATTAGTCAAATATTGA